A genomic stretch from Candidatus Hydrogenisulfobacillus filiaventi includes:
- a CDS encoding conserved membrane protein of unknown function (Evidence 4 : Unknown function but conserved in other organisms), with translation MRWGAFLLGLAGGGWGLYTARAEIYVSHFAPGHGYMRPIPFQFGGYTDVVAGLALLAAVALLIRPLRLAGGILLLLTAAAGILTAGTFWVIPGSLLFLAAMLGLFSGPGAERPQGGSPLGREG, from the coding sequence ATGCGGTGGGGGGCATTCCTGCTGGGGCTGGCCGGCGGCGGCTGGGGGCTGTATACAGCGCGGGCGGAGATTTACGTCAGCCACTTCGCCCCCGGGCACGGCTACATGCGCCCGATCCCGTTTCAGTTCGGAGGGTATACGGATGTGGTGGCGGGGCTGGCCCTGCTGGCGGCGGTGGCGCTGCTCATCCGGCCCCTGCGGCTGGCGGGCGGCATCCTCCTGCTGCTGACCGCGGCCGCCGGCATCCTCACCGCGGGCACCTTCTGGGTCATTCCCGGTTCCCTGCTCTTCCTGGCCGCCATGCTGGGCCTCTTCAGCGGGCCGGGGGCGGAGCGCCCCCAGGGCGGCAGCCCCCTGGGCAGGGAGGGATAG
- the soeB gene encoding Sulfite dehydrogenase subunit B (Evidence 2a : Function from experimental evidences in other organisms; Product type e : enzyme) has product MQWTIITDLNKCVGCKSCQVSCKEHNTAGAFGPLPDLDPYQEPDGMWWNRVLTIEAGTFPHTGVLYLPKACMHCYDAPCVPVCPTGASFKREDNGVVLVDYDTCVGCQLCLWACPYGVREFDPHEGVVKKCTLCIDRLEDERLPAAERIPACVESCPTRARVFGDLDDPDSEVSHLVQARQGFTLFPELGARPAVHYLPRRPVPGSGAGRVPDAPEVPEGRRA; this is encoded by the coding sequence ATGCAGTGGACCATCATCACCGACCTCAATAAGTGCGTAGGCTGCAAAAGCTGCCAGGTGTCCTGCAAGGAGCACAACACCGCCGGGGCCTTCGGGCCGCTGCCCGACCTGGATCCCTACCAGGAGCCAGACGGAATGTGGTGGAATCGGGTGCTGACCATCGAGGCCGGCACCTTCCCCCATACCGGGGTGTTGTACCTGCCCAAGGCCTGCATGCACTGCTATGACGCCCCCTGCGTGCCGGTGTGCCCCACCGGGGCCTCCTTCAAACGCGAGGATAACGGGGTAGTGCTGGTGGACTACGACACCTGCGTCGGCTGCCAGCTGTGCCTGTGGGCCTGCCCCTACGGGGTGCGGGAATTCGACCCCCATGAAGGGGTGGTGAAGAAGTGCACCCTGTGCATCGACCGGTTGGAGGATGAGCGCCTGCCGGCGGCGGAACGCATCCCTGCCTGCGTGGAGAGCTGCCCCACCCGCGCCCGGGTGTTCGGGGACCTGGACGACCCCGACTCCGAGGTCTCCCATCTGGTGCAGGCCCGGCAGGGCTTCACCCTGTTTCCCGAGCTTGGCGCGCGGCCGGCGGTGCACTACCTGCCCCGGCGGCCGGTGCCGGGATCCGGCGCAGGGCGGGTGCCGGACGCGCCCGAGGTTCCGGAAGGGAGGCGGGCCTGA
- a CDS encoding putative integral membrane protein (Evidence 3 : Putative function from multiple computational evidences), whose translation MAALFAVVNPFGNVPVFLALTEGAGPADRLLVARRASLVALGAGMVFAVAGPFLLAFFGITLAAFRVAGGIILFGIAASLLHAQGSPLHTPRAEEHDPGAPRPWPDIAVAPLAVPILAGPGTLATLLVLGQGASDGPLPALAAVLLAFLAVMAATYAILVNAERVGNRLSRSSLNLITRMMGLLLAVIAVQMAAAGLLRLFPAWGRA comes from the coding sequence GTGGCCGCCCTATTTGCCGTGGTCAACCCCTTCGGGAACGTCCCCGTCTTCCTGGCGCTGACCGAAGGGGCGGGGCCTGCCGACCGCCTGCTGGTGGCCCGCCGGGCCAGCCTGGTGGCCCTGGGGGCGGGGATGGTGTTCGCGGTGGCGGGCCCCTTCCTGCTGGCCTTCTTCGGCATCACCCTGGCCGCCTTCCGGGTGGCGGGGGGCATCATCCTGTTCGGGATCGCCGCCAGCCTGCTGCATGCCCAGGGGTCGCCCTTGCACACGCCCCGGGCTGAGGAACACGACCCCGGGGCCCCGCGGCCGTGGCCTGACATCGCCGTGGCGCCCCTGGCGGTGCCCATCCTGGCCGGTCCCGGCACCCTGGCCACCCTGCTGGTCCTGGGCCAGGGCGCCAGCGACGGGCCCCTCCCTGCGCTGGCGGCGGTACTGCTGGCCTTCCTGGCGGTCATGGCCGCCACCTATGCCATCCTGGTCAATGCAGAGCGGGTGGGCAACCGCCTGTCCCGTTCCAGCCTCAACCTCATCACCCGGATGATGGGGCTGCTGCTGGCGGTCATCGCCGTGCAGATGGCGGCCGCCGGGCTGTTACGCCTCTTCCCCGCCTGGGGCCGGGCCTGA
- a CDS encoding protein of unknown function (Evidence 5 : Unknown function), protein MRSLAWQTAGNARESERVWSRLLVPALEARGLNFRRRAAPAWAPCLQVGGPLPRAGVLVTALLGPEARRALSRHPRVEVVLPDDSGIPPGPGRVHGLPYPVPAEAFAPATGPAMFRVALRYHLEARPRVLAARLRSGAGATRLLAAARALEGRGELVLLDGLTWRPRLAPLAARLGLAGSLVFLPELDVEEMAALLQGADALVYPEEDLGDYPYLALWAGAAGVPVLAPDRPAYRMAAGGVWLVDPAADWARALWLLLHHAPLRERLLEAGMLKAHPRRLDRVVPVWERWLAERGITGAAL, encoded by the coding sequence ATGCGGAGCCTGGCCTGGCAGACCGCGGGCAACGCCCGCGAGAGCGAGCGGGTCTGGAGCCGGCTGCTGGTGCCGGCGTTGGAGGCCCGCGGTCTCAACTTCCGGCGGCGGGCTGCCCCCGCCTGGGCGCCTTGTCTACAGGTGGGCGGACCGCTGCCGCGGGCGGGGGTGCTGGTGACGGCCCTGCTGGGCCCGGAAGCCCGGCGGGCGCTCAGCCGGCATCCGCGGGTGGAGGTGGTGCTGCCCGACGACAGCGGCATCCCCCCGGGACCCGGACGGGTGCATGGCCTACCCTACCCGGTGCCGGCGGAGGCGTTTGCGCCGGCCACCGGTCCGGCAATGTTCCGGGTGGCCCTGCGCTATCACCTAGAGGCCCGGCCGCGGGTGCTGGCCGCAAGGCTGCGCAGCGGGGCGGGGGCGACCCGCCTGCTCGCGGCCGCCCGGGCCCTGGAGGGCCGGGGCGAGCTGGTGCTGCTGGACGGGCTCACCTGGCGGCCTCGGTTGGCGCCGCTGGCGGCGCGCCTGGGCTTGGCCGGCAGCCTGGTCTTCCTGCCGGAACTGGACGTGGAGGAGATGGCCGCCCTCCTGCAGGGCGCCGATGCCCTGGTGTATCCGGAGGAGGACCTGGGCGACTATCCTTATCTGGCCCTGTGGGCGGGAGCGGCAGGGGTGCCGGTGCTGGCGCCGGACCGGCCGGCCTACCGGATGGCGGCGGGGGGTGTCTGGCTGGTGGACCCCGCCGCCGACTGGGCCCGGGCCCTGTGGCTCCTCTTGCATCACGCCCCGCTGCGCGAGCGCCTGCTGGAGGCCGGGATGCTCAAGGCTCACCCCCGGCGCCTGGATCGGGTGGTGCCGGTGTGGGAGCGCTGGCTGGCGGAACGGGGGATAACCGGGGCCGCCCTTTAG
- a CDS encoding Anaerobic dimethyl sulfoxide reductase chain C produces the protein MRPPWSLLGMTVLGGAAGGVVLGLFTDAWRGLVVPYSLLDLLALLLTAAGGAAAFTHLHHPRRARYVLRRLSSSWLSREVLTTGLLGVALTAAAVASWGDAAPAFQRALDSGLLVLALVALWVTAMIYASLPAMRSWYGPLTVVSMVGIGLYTGWVWHLAALALAGVPARALAPLRDATWVGAAALAGVKALQVRHFADARRRLTLGLGSGLPLGPYRLQDPGTGRPPYRTQTQAWPDLDPGCRRSGYAVSFALLFLVPALLAGTLLAYPAAGIALAVVALAGATGERWLFFADATHSSKLWLIGGDEERAPSRVAAPARVLAFLERYREGG, from the coding sequence ATGCGGCCGCCGTGGTCCCTGTTGGGCATGACCGTGTTGGGGGGCGCGGCCGGCGGGGTGGTGCTCGGCCTCTTTACCGACGCTTGGCGGGGGTTGGTGGTGCCCTACTCCCTGCTGGACCTCCTGGCCCTGCTGTTGACCGCGGCAGGGGGCGCCGCCGCCTTCACCCATCTTCACCATCCCCGCCGCGCTCGCTATGTGCTGCGCCGGCTGTCCAGCTCCTGGCTGAGCCGGGAGGTGCTCACCACCGGCCTGCTGGGGGTGGCCCTTACCGCCGCCGCCGTGGCCTCCTGGGGGGATGCCGCCCCGGCCTTCCAGCGCGCGCTCGACAGCGGGCTGCTGGTGCTGGCGCTGGTGGCGCTGTGGGTGACGGCCATGATCTACGCCAGCCTGCCCGCCATGCGCAGCTGGTATGGCCCCCTCACGGTGGTCAGCATGGTGGGGATCGGCCTGTATACAGGCTGGGTCTGGCACCTGGCGGCGCTGGCGCTGGCCGGGGTGCCGGCACGGGCGCTGGCCCCCCTGCGGGATGCCACCTGGGTGGGGGCGGCGGCCCTGGCGGGGGTGAAGGCCCTGCAGGTGCGCCACTTTGCTGACGCCCGGCGCCGCCTCACCCTGGGCCTGGGGTCCGGCTTGCCCCTGGGTCCCTACCGCCTGCAGGACCCCGGCACTGGGCGGCCGCCCTACCGTACCCAGACCCAGGCCTGGCCGGACCTGGACCCGGGCTGCCGGCGCAGCGGGTACGCCGTGAGCTTCGCCCTGCTCTTCCTGGTGCCCGCCCTCCTGGCCGGCACCCTTTTGGCCTATCCGGCCGCCGGCATCGCCCTGGCCGTGGTGGCGCTGGCGGGGGCCACCGGGGAGCGCTGGCTGTTCTTCGCCGATGCCACCCACAGCTCCAAGTTGTGGCTGATCGGCGGGGATGAGGAACGGGCCCCTTCCCGGGTGGCAGCGCCGGCGCGGGTGCTCGCCTTCCTGGAGCGCTACCGGGAGGGGGGCTAG
- the soeA gene encoding Sulfite dehydrogenase subunit A (Evidence 2a : Function from experimental evidences in other organisms; Product type e : enzyme) — protein sequence MENSELELANVNDPVVAPAPRRPQPGAPPGERRVHTTCYMCACRCGIEVTVRNGQVRFIRGTPGHPVNRGVWCAKGGSGIMTQYSPARLSTPLMREPGAPRGQGRLVPVDWETALTTLEGWLREIRRTDPARLAFFTGRDQMQAFTGYWAQQFGTPNWAAHGGFCSVNMAAAGMYSVGGSFWEFGWPDLERARWFMLLGVAEDHPSNPLKLGLGALKERGGRLVVVNPIKSGYGALADEWVPIRPGTDGALLMAFMQVLVREGLYDAEYLRRYTNAPALVYQAPGTPYDGRLAVADDGEWLVALPSGRVVPFMEARGHGMLEAEAVVNGRRAVSAFSLFRRRLQEADPAWAAGITGIPAATIERLAREMGETALHHPVVLPIPWTDGYGDHHRETVGRPVAFHAMRGLAAHTNGFQTIRALFDLMMMLGTIDTPGGFRYKSPYPKPIPPRVKPAADPAAYGPGRPAPAPLLGYPTSPDDLLVDGDRPLRLDEAYSWRYPLAAHGAIQNVIRNAYHGWPYPIDTLLIYMANLAWNSSWNTMATRAMLTATDPATGAYRIPHVVVIDAYDSETVAFADLVLPDTTYLERWDAASLRDRPISEPDGPADSIRQPVLNPPPGVRPAGDVLVELANRLGLPGFTDEAGRPRFKTYADFLTRWETAPGSGVGILAGWRGEGDRQLTGPPNPHQLRAYAQHQAYWYHPLPEGLRFYRHVNHAYLKWAREVRFLADDDPIILHFYSDVLQTFRLAGQGLWPGKQPRDPALRRRLLEAFDPLPGFRPPLEDAREDAVAYPLRLLTQRPMTHYHSWGSQNAWLRQLLHEAPLFMNPAAARALGLEDGQWVWVESRVGRACARLRLSEAVEPGTVWTWNAIAKGPGSWGLHPEAPEARRALLVNFLVPDLLGNPGPGAPFNNDPVTAQAGWYDARVRVYPAERPGPWPQVEAREPCRPEAVRWRRLAYTAGRRAPVR from the coding sequence ATGGAAAATAGTGAGTTAGAACTAGCCAACGTGAACGATCCCGTTGTAGCTCCTGCCCCCCGCCGTCCCCAGCCGGGGGCGCCCCCCGGGGAACGGCGGGTGCACACCACCTGCTACATGTGTGCCTGCCGCTGCGGCATCGAGGTCACGGTGCGCAACGGCCAGGTGCGGTTCATCCGCGGGACCCCCGGGCACCCCGTCAACCGCGGCGTCTGGTGTGCCAAGGGCGGCTCCGGCATCATGACCCAGTACAGCCCGGCGCGGTTGAGCACGCCCCTCATGCGCGAACCGGGAGCCCCCCGCGGCCAGGGCCGGCTGGTGCCGGTGGACTGGGAGACCGCCCTCACCACCCTCGAAGGCTGGCTGCGGGAGATCCGGCGCACCGACCCGGCCCGCCTGGCCTTCTTCACCGGCCGGGACCAGATGCAGGCCTTCACCGGCTACTGGGCCCAGCAGTTCGGCACCCCCAACTGGGCGGCCCACGGCGGCTTCTGCTCGGTCAATATGGCGGCGGCCGGCATGTATTCCGTCGGCGGGAGCTTCTGGGAATTCGGGTGGCCGGACCTGGAGCGGGCCCGCTGGTTCATGCTGCTGGGGGTGGCGGAGGACCATCCGTCCAACCCCCTCAAGCTGGGTCTGGGCGCCCTCAAGGAGCGCGGTGGCCGCCTGGTGGTGGTCAACCCCATCAAGAGCGGCTACGGGGCGCTGGCCGATGAATGGGTGCCCATCCGGCCCGGTACTGACGGGGCACTGTTGATGGCCTTCATGCAGGTCCTGGTCCGGGAGGGCCTCTACGACGCCGAGTACCTCCGGCGCTACACCAATGCCCCGGCCCTGGTCTACCAGGCGCCGGGCACCCCTTACGACGGCCGGCTGGCCGTGGCGGACGACGGGGAATGGCTGGTGGCGCTGCCTTCCGGGCGGGTGGTGCCGTTCATGGAGGCCCGCGGCCACGGCATGCTGGAGGCCGAGGCGGTGGTCAACGGGCGGCGGGCGGTATCGGCCTTCAGCCTGTTCCGGCGGCGGCTGCAGGAGGCGGATCCGGCCTGGGCGGCCGGCATCACCGGCATCCCGGCCGCCACCATCGAGCGCTTGGCCCGCGAGATGGGGGAGACCGCGCTGCATCATCCGGTCGTGCTACCCATCCCCTGGACCGATGGGTACGGGGACCATCATCGGGAGACGGTGGGCCGGCCGGTGGCGTTCCACGCCATGCGGGGGCTGGCGGCGCACACCAACGGCTTTCAGACCATCCGGGCCCTGTTCGACCTCATGATGATGCTGGGCACCATCGACACCCCCGGCGGCTTCCGGTACAAGAGCCCCTATCCCAAGCCCATCCCGCCGCGGGTGAAGCCGGCCGCGGACCCGGCCGCCTACGGGCCCGGCCGGCCGGCCCCGGCGCCCCTCCTGGGGTATCCCACGTCGCCCGACGACCTGCTGGTGGATGGGGACCGGCCCCTGCGCCTGGACGAGGCCTATTCCTGGCGGTATCCCCTGGCGGCCCATGGGGCCATCCAGAACGTCATCCGCAATGCCTACCACGGTTGGCCGTACCCCATCGACACCCTGCTCATCTACATGGCCAACCTGGCCTGGAACTCGTCCTGGAACACCATGGCCACCCGGGCCATGCTGACCGCCACCGACCCCGCCACCGGCGCCTACCGCATCCCCCACGTGGTGGTGATCGACGCCTACGACTCGGAGACGGTGGCCTTTGCCGACCTGGTGCTGCCGGACACCACCTACCTGGAACGCTGGGATGCCGCCTCCCTGCGCGATCGGCCCATCTCGGAGCCGGACGGGCCGGCCGACTCCATCCGGCAGCCGGTGCTGAACCCGCCTCCCGGGGTGCGGCCGGCGGGGGACGTGCTGGTGGAACTGGCCAACCGGCTGGGGCTGCCCGGCTTTACCGACGAGGCGGGGCGCCCGCGCTTTAAGACCTACGCCGATTTCCTGACCCGTTGGGAGACCGCGCCCGGCTCCGGGGTCGGGATCCTGGCCGGCTGGCGGGGGGAGGGGGACCGCCAGCTGACGGGACCGCCCAACCCGCACCAGTTGCGGGCCTACGCCCAGCACCAGGCCTACTGGTACCATCCTCTGCCGGAGGGGCTGCGCTTCTACCGCCACGTCAACCACGCCTACCTGAAATGGGCGCGCGAGGTGCGCTTCCTGGCCGACGACGACCCCATCATCCTGCACTTCTATTCAGATGTGCTGCAGACCTTCCGCCTGGCCGGACAGGGGCTCTGGCCGGGCAAGCAGCCCCGCGATCCGGCCCTGCGCCGGCGGCTGCTGGAGGCCTTCGATCCCCTGCCCGGTTTCCGGCCGCCGCTGGAGGACGCGCGCGAGGATGCGGTCGCCTATCCGCTGCGGCTGCTCACCCAGCGGCCCATGACCCACTACCACTCCTGGGGTTCCCAGAACGCCTGGCTACGCCAATTGCTGCATGAGGCGCCCCTGTTCATGAACCCGGCTGCCGCCCGGGCCCTGGGCCTGGAGGACGGGCAATGGGTGTGGGTGGAGTCGCGGGTGGGGCGGGCGTGTGCCCGGCTGCGCTTGTCGGAGGCGGTGGAGCCGGGCACGGTCTGGACCTGGAACGCCATCGCCAAGGGACCGGGATCCTGGGGGCTCCATCCGGAGGCCCCGGAGGCGCGGCGGGCCCTGCTGGTCAATTTCCTGGTCCCCGACCTGCTGGGGAATCCGGGGCCGGGGGCCCCGTTCAACAACGACCCGGTGACCGCCCAGGCCGGCTGGTACGACGCCCGGGTACGGGTCTACCCGGCCGAGCGGCCCGGCCCCTGGCCGCAGGTGGAGGCGCGGGAGCCCTGCCGTCCGGAGGCGGTGCGCTGGCGCCGGCTGGCCTACACCGCCGGGCGGCGCGCGCCGGTGCGGTAA
- a CDS encoding conserved protein of unknown function (Evidence 4 : Unknown function but conserved in other organisms) has product MGTERLWSYASRRPVGEMKAALEAALARRPVILYALVDHARDMRARGVEGVPETYTFIFGNPRLGAGLVAVSPAAVADMPLRLGLIPDGPGSRVVYRRLAEALADHAPALAAPGQAADELVAAIVQEADASGPAPGGEEA; this is encoded by the coding sequence ATGGGGACGGAACGGTTATGGAGCTATGCCAGCCGCCGGCCGGTGGGCGAGATGAAGGCCGCCCTGGAGGCGGCGCTGGCGCGGCGGCCGGTGATCCTGTACGCCCTGGTCGACCACGCCCGCGATATGCGCGCCCGCGGGGTGGAGGGGGTGCCGGAGACCTACACCTTCATTTTCGGTAATCCCCGCCTGGGAGCCGGCTTGGTGGCCGTCAGCCCGGCGGCGGTGGCGGACATGCCCCTGCGCCTGGGGCTCATCCCGGACGGACCCGGCAGCCGGGTCGTCTACCGCCGGCTGGCGGAGGCCCTCGCCGACCACGCCCCCGCGCTGGCCGCACCCGGACAGGCGGCGGATGAGCTGGTGGCCGCCATCGTCCAGGAGGCGGACGCTTCAGGCCCGGCCCCAGGCGGGGAAGAGGCGTAA
- a CDS encoding conserved membrane protein of unknown function (Evidence 4 : Unknown function but conserved in other organisms), translated as MFPSPLRPARRVLRWGLGLWWLSAAGLQLQPGMFQMDMIGTSMQPAPLAEPAWVTALLNRVGAVVNPHLWWANVVTALVEAVVGGLILLDLPGGPAVSAVWSAVVWVLGEAFGQVLTGAASFVTGAPGPALVALLLSLLLWRDTLQAARWMAAALFAYGAVQQVVPVFWTSLGAAGLYQGNAMMEPAWFAAGLSPVITLAARYPAAVNAASAAIMGALAWGLTADRPARAVYALAWIWLAWVWAAGQGFNMLLAGMAPNLGTAPLVALLLLPDRWLTQTTPRPAKGRPRLSPVPPASAPTPAPPDPGAGGEP; from the coding sequence GTGTTTCCGTCCCCGCTTCGCCCCGCCCGCCGCGTCCTGCGCTGGGGGCTGGGCCTGTGGTGGCTCTCAGCGGCCGGTCTGCAGCTGCAGCCCGGCATGTTCCAGATGGATATGATCGGCACCAGCATGCAACCGGCCCCCTTGGCCGAACCGGCCTGGGTCACCGCCCTCCTCAACCGGGTAGGAGCCGTGGTCAATCCGCACCTGTGGTGGGCCAACGTGGTGACCGCTCTCGTCGAGGCGGTAGTGGGCGGCCTCATCCTGCTCGACCTGCCGGGAGGGCCCGCGGTCTCCGCGGTCTGGAGCGCGGTGGTGTGGGTGCTGGGGGAAGCCTTCGGGCAGGTGCTGACCGGGGCCGCCAGCTTCGTGACCGGCGCCCCCGGACCCGCCCTGGTGGCCCTCCTGCTCTCCCTCCTGCTCTGGCGCGACACCCTGCAGGCCGCCCGCTGGATGGCGGCGGCTCTGTTCGCCTACGGCGCGGTGCAACAGGTGGTGCCGGTCTTCTGGACCAGCCTGGGGGCGGCGGGTCTCTACCAGGGCAACGCCATGATGGAGCCAGCCTGGTTCGCCGCCGGCCTCTCGCCGGTCATCACCCTGGCCGCCCGCTACCCGGCGGCCGTGAATGCCGCCAGCGCCGCCATCATGGGTGCCCTCGCCTGGGGTCTCACCGCCGACCGGCCTGCGCGCGCCGTCTATGCGCTGGCCTGGATCTGGCTGGCCTGGGTCTGGGCGGCCGGGCAGGGGTTCAACATGCTGCTGGCGGGCATGGCCCCCAACCTGGGCACCGCCCCCCTGGTGGCCCTGCTACTGCTGCCCGACCGCTGGCTGACGCAGACAACGCCCCGGCCGGCTAAAGGGCGGCCCCGGTTATCCCCCGTTCCGCCAGCCAGCGCTCCCACACCGGCACCACCCGATCCAGGCGCCGGGGGTGAGCCTTGA
- a CDS encoding conserved protein of unknown function (Evidence 4 : Unknown function but conserved in other organisms), with the protein MADGGGQPRYLVSACLAGMRVRYDGRDSAAVAWLTAVSRGQAIPLCPEVLGGLDIPREPAEIVGGTGEDVLEGRARVQTQSGRDVTGAFLEGAFRVLGAARALGVTAAVLKSRSPSCGCTAIYDGSFSGRLRPGAGVLAALLQREGIVVQEGEADPPSATASEPRPEA; encoded by the coding sequence TGAGCGCCTGCCTGGCGGGCATGCGCGTGCGCTACGACGGGCGCGATTCGGCGGCGGTTGCCTGGTTGACGGCGGTGAGCCGGGGCCAGGCCATCCCCCTATGCCCGGAAGTGCTGGGTGGCCTCGATATTCCCCGTGAGCCGGCGGAGATTGTAGGGGGCACCGGCGAGGACGTACTGGAGGGGCGGGCCCGGGTGCAGACTCAAAGCGGCCGGGATGTGACCGGCGCCTTCCTGGAAGGGGCGTTCCGGGTGTTGGGGGCGGCCCGGGCCTTGGGGGTGACGGCGGCGGTGCTCAAAAGCCGCAGCCCCTCCTGCGGTTGCACGGCCATCTACGACGGCAGCTTCAGCGGCCGCCTGCGCCCGGGCGCCGGGGTGCTGGCCGCCCTGCTTCAGCGGGAGGGCATTGTAGTCCAGGAAGGGGAGGCGGACCCGCCGTCGGCAACTGCATCCGAACCCCGGCCGGAGGCGTAA
- a CDS encoding membrane protein of unknown function (Evidence 5 : Unknown function), protein MAIVSTAVRRDRRWWQAGALLVWLLIDLGLGIWEMGGWKGFAPALKPPAVGGWGQPAADLVTWINAFGMLTGMAWPLLFAGLSMGTLVFLRWRKERTRYLRIRLGLAVLAYFGLTAAIPFVGSSFPVVPNPGGTGLPTWNWPTGLSMLGFVLLALLFGRGSYCGVICPAATYWGGLGQHFIPANINTPRARRLAAGLRALMVGLFVLTALLSIADTLLHWHVSVYGTDPAVFFSGVTWMVIWFLMLLVVPFLGNRAFTRFLCPMGATMGWVAQHGVWEIQAIDPAVCASCTDQACTRSCEVSLPVGRHLAEAGRYRSAACVGCGNCQAACPSQNIHYRTALDWVLPRSTRQPAPVAPGLPQ, encoded by the coding sequence ATGGCGATAGTTTCCACCGCAGTGCGCCGTGACCGCCGCTGGTGGCAGGCGGGTGCCCTGCTGGTGTGGCTCCTCATCGACCTCGGTCTCGGCATCTGGGAAATGGGCGGCTGGAAGGGCTTCGCCCCCGCGCTCAAGCCGCCGGCGGTCGGCGGCTGGGGACAGCCCGCCGCCGACCTGGTCACGTGGATCAACGCCTTCGGCATGCTGACCGGGATGGCCTGGCCGCTCCTCTTCGCCGGGCTGTCCATGGGTACCCTGGTCTTCCTGCGCTGGCGTAAGGAACGCACCCGCTACCTGCGCATCCGGCTGGGCCTGGCGGTGCTGGCCTACTTCGGCCTTACCGCCGCCATTCCCTTCGTGGGCTCGTCCTTCCCGGTGGTGCCCAACCCGGGCGGCACCGGCCTGCCCACCTGGAACTGGCCCACCGGCCTCTCCATGCTAGGCTTCGTCCTCCTGGCGCTGCTCTTCGGGCGCGGGAGCTATTGCGGGGTCATCTGCCCCGCTGCCACCTACTGGGGCGGCCTGGGCCAGCACTTCATCCCCGCCAACATCAACACCCCCCGCGCGCGCCGGCTGGCGGCGGGGCTGCGGGCGCTGATGGTGGGCCTGTTCGTGCTCACCGCCCTGCTGTCCATCGCCGACACCCTGCTGCACTGGCACGTAAGCGTGTACGGCACCGACCCGGCCGTGTTCTTCTCGGGCGTCACCTGGATGGTCATCTGGTTCCTGATGCTGCTGGTGGTCCCCTTCCTGGGCAACCGCGCCTTCACCCGCTTCCTGTGCCCCATGGGCGCCACCATGGGCTGGGTGGCCCAACACGGGGTCTGGGAAATCCAGGCCATCGACCCGGCCGTCTGCGCCAGCTGCACCGACCAGGCCTGCACGCGCTCCTGCGAGGTCAGCCTGCCGGTGGGCCGCCACTTGGCGGAAGCCGGGCGCTACCGCTCCGCCGCCTGCGTCGGCTGCGGCAACTGCCAGGCGGCCTGCCCATCGCAGAACATCCACTACCGGACGGCACTGGATTGGGTCCTGCCCCGGAGCACCCGCCAGCCGGCGCCGGTGGCGCCCGGCCTGCCGCAGTAG